A genomic region of Miscanthus floridulus cultivar M001 chromosome 3, ASM1932011v1, whole genome shotgun sequence contains the following coding sequences:
- the LOC136544012 gene encoding histone acetyltransferase type B catalytic subunit-like, whose amino-acid sequence MALKQKGTDVAATDPKKRRRVGFSGTGTKLDPRITLSFPAIRASGGESGAAGPIRVVTRWLSCWAPARVNWLPPPLLPGLAGSAPPPGFFAKISEYSSGRRWSFAIHGALGHGHVVNGCCQPLSDRRGQASGVRRVQGFSTSGGSDFPSQGGKGITDLKPVLQNIFGENLVEKEEFLHTFSKECEYIRTAVTNGSAIKLDGSYESDPAVEIVRVELQGAAAFLYSRLVPLVLLLVEGSTPIDIGEHGWEMLLVVKKTTQEAVSKFELLGFAAVHNFYHYPESTRLRISQILVLPRYQGQGHGLRLLEAINYIAQSENIYDVTIEDPSDYLQYVRSSIDCLRLLTFDPIKPALSAIVSSLKETNLSKRTHSLRMVPPAELMETVRQKLKINKKQFLRCWEILTFLSLDSQDHKSMDNFGACIYDRIKGEILGSASGTNGKRLLQMPSSSNEESFAVYWIQESGDADDQTVEQQPEDLKTQEQQLNELVDNQMEEIIGVAKNVTSRGKDKLVELVAQ is encoded by the exons ATGGCGCTCAAGCAGAAGGGCACCGATGTCGCCGCCACCGACCCCAAGAAGCGCCGCCGCGTCGGCTTCTCCGGCACCGGTACCAAACTCGACCCACGCATCACCCTCTCATTTCCGGCGATTCGTGCGTCTGGCGGCGAGTCCGGCGCTGCAGGTCCCATTCGTGTTGTGACGCGGTGGCTGTCTTGTTGGGCTCCGGCGCGT GTGAACTGGTTGCCGCCGCCCTTGCTGCCTGGGCTGGCTGGCTCGGCGCCACCGCCTGGATtttttgctaaaatttctgaATATAGCAGTGGCCGGCGGTGGAGCTTCGCCATCCATGGAGCCCTCGGGCACGGCCACGTCGTCAACGGCTGCTGCCAGCCCTTGAGCGATCGGCGCGGGCAGGCCTCGGGCGTCCGTCGCGTCCAG GGCTTCTCAACGTCGGGTGGCTCGGACTTCCCTTCCCAG GGAGGGAAAGGAATAACAGATCTAAAGCCTGTTCTTCAG AACATTTTTGGAGAAAACTTGGTAGAAAAAGAGGAATTTCTGCATACATTTTCGAAGGAATGTGAATATATCAG AACTGCAGTGACAAATGGTAGTGCCATTAAGCTTGATGGCTCATATGAATCAGACCCAGCAGTTGAG ATTGTTCGAGTTGAACTCCAAGGTGCTGCTGCATTTCTTTATTCTCGTCTGGTAccacttgttcttcttctggttgaAG GTTCCACGCCCATAGATATTGGAGAACATGGATGGGAAATGCTTCTGGTagtaaagaagacaacacaagAGGCCGTTTCGAAATTTGAACTGCTAGGTTTTGCAGCTGTCCATAACTTCTATCATTATCCTGAGAGTACTCGCTTGCGAATCAGCCAG ATACTTGTCTTGCCACGTTATCAGGGTCAAGGCCATGGTCTTCGTCTTCTTGAAGCAATCAATTATATCGCACAGTCTGAGAACATATATGATGTAACCATAGAAGACCCTTCTGATTACCTGCAGTATGTGCGCTCATCCATTGACTGCCTCCGTCTTCTCACGTTTGATCCGATAAAACCTGCACTCAGTGCAATTGTCTCCTCTCTGAAGGAGACCAACCTGTCAAAAAGGACTCACAGTTTGAGAATGGTTCCACCAGCTGAGCTGATGGAGACTGTCCGTCAGAAGCTGAAGATCAACAAGAAACAGTTCCTCCGGTGCTGGGAAATCCTGACCTTCCTAAGCCTTGACTCTCAGGATCATAAGAGCATGGACAACTTCGGGGCCTGtatatatgaccgcatcaaggggGAGATCCTTGGCAGTGCCTCTGGAACTAACGGGAAGCGTCTATTGCAAATGCCAAGCAGTTCGAATGAGGAGTCTTTTGCTGTGTATTGGATACAGGAAAGTGGGGACGCAGACGACCAAACTGTTgagcagcagccagaagatcTCAAGACTCAGGAGCAGCAGCTCAATGAGCTCGTAGACAACCAAATGGAGGAGATTATTGGGGTCGCTAAGAACGTCACCTCACGTGGCAAGGACAAGTTGGTAGAGCTGGTGGCCCAATGA
- the LOC136544014 gene encoding uncharacterized protein yields the protein MDSTDHMLKDLVNGQDLSWIWTEAEGHSGGTLTGVKNGDIEVINSDTGSFFSSIKAKSRKDNLVWEVINVYGPVQNERKQEFLEELTTKINNTQCSFLLGGDFNLIRYALEKSTQNADQSKMDLFNNFISDTDFQEKLLARWPNREDEDVQDYWKRVKKHIRTFYKGWGNNIRGQLRKEKKSLMEDIKMIDVKAEEEFLSATQWNERYEKERALEQIYAFEEIQWQKRGGEKWLLQGDANTGYFHNKANGRKEKCTIFSLEDGVRIITGDHDIREHIEGYYKNLFGQEETGGISVEEDFWSN from the exons ATGGATTCTACTGATCACATGCTAAAAGATTTGGTTAATGGCCAGGATTTGAGTTGGATTTGGACAGAGGCAGAAGGGCATTCTGGGGGTACACTTACTGGGGTCAAGAATGGTGATATAGAGGTGATTAACTCTGACACAGGATCTTTCTTTTCAAGTATCAAAGCCAAGAGTAGGAAGGACAACCTAGTTTGGGAGGTGATCAATGTATATGGCCCTGTGCAGAATGAGAGGAAACAGGAATTCTTAGAGGAGCTGACTACCAAAATCAACAATACACAATGTTCATTTCTTCTGGGGGGAGATTTCAACCTTATCAGGTATGCTTTAGAGAAATCAACACAAAATGCAGATCAGAGTAAAATGGATCTTTTCAATAATTTTATTTCAGATACTG ACTTTCAGGAGAAACTTTTAGCTAGGTGGCCCAACAGAGAAGATGAAGATGTTCAAGACTACTGGAAAAGAGTTAAAAAGCACATCAGAACTTTTTATAAGGGATGGGGAAACAATATTAGAGGGCAATTAAGAAAGGAGAAGAAATCTCTAATGGAGGATATTAAGATGATAGATGTTAAAGCTGAAGAGGAATTTCTCAGTGCTACACAGTGGAATGAGAGATATGAGAAAGAGAGGGCTTTAGAGCAAATTTATGCATTTGAAGAAATACAATGGCAGAAGAGAGGGGGTGAAAAATGGCTTCTCCAAGGTGATGCTAATACTGGATATTTTCACAATAAAGCTAATGGAAGGAAGGAGAAATGTACTATTTTCTCTCTAGAAGATGGTGTTAGGATAATTACTGGAGATCATGATATAAGAGAACACATAGAGGGGTACTACAAAAACCTTTTTGGACAGGAAGAGACTGGGGGAATTTCAGTAGAAGAAGACTTCTGGTCCAATTAG
- the LOC136546074 gene encoding receptor-like protein kinase At3g21340, producing MELSFLVLLLLITPVVVSQQDFLSIDCGVEANYSGYTDEYGIVYVSDEPYTDAGENHRVAPDLESLFVGTDRTLRSFPSGQRNCYALPTVAETKYLVRVIFAYGNYDGRSSSSVEFDLHLGANFWMTVDVDAKTSYVCEAIFVAWAVWAPVCLVNTGRGTPFVSVLELRPLGDDLYPQAAPGVILSMFTRLNMGESVSTIRYPNDRYDRYWWPMDNASPRWVNVSTPRTIQSGSSDRYAVPSSILQTAVAASGNDTALTAITWQYQTKYSFMILLHFADFQDTQLRQFDIYINKNAESGLAKLKYNISYLTPSHVYAENYTATDGKYDITLVATNTSMLPPMINALEIYRRVPYENPTTLPQDFDAIMAIKIEYGVKKNWMGDPCFPTKYTWEGVKCSNASGNTSRITSLDLSNSSLHGTISKNFTLLTALKTLDLSYNQLSESIPDSLPSLPSLQVLNVSSNQLSDESLCKNYTGPLIFRHDGGSVCNKPSPSPQRNKVAIIAISVVVPVLVVILLLAYFIWWQKRKPNVQHVPIHGPTRDSEPDNASGSKKGHGYNLNKTENRRFTYKDLKKFTNNFKKFIGQGGFGPVYYGRLEDSTEVAVKMRSESSSHGLDEFLAEVQSLTKVHHRNLVSLIGYCWEKDHLALVYEYMSQGSLFDHLRGKNGVSEALNWRKRVQVVLEAAQGLDYLHKGCNLPIVHRDVKTNNILLGQNMQAKIADFGLSKTYLSDTQTHISATAAGTAGYMDPTYYLTGRLTESSDVYSFGVVLLEVATGEPPIVPGHGHITQRVKQKMATGDIGSIADLRLGSAYDINSMWKVIDTAMMCTADSAAQRPTMATVVIQLRENLALEETREKDSSIRANRGSDIEAMVSTFRPLTR from the exons ATGGAGCTCTCGTTCTTGGTTTTACTACTGCTGATTACCCCTGTCGTCGTCAGTCAGCAAG ATTTCCTGAGCATCGACTGCGGCGTGGAAGCCAACTACAGCGGATACACGGACGAGTACGGCATCGTCTACGTCTCTGACGAACCATACACCGACGCCGGCGAGAACCACAGGGTAGCCCCCGACCTCGAGAGCTTGTTTGTGggaactgatcgaacgctgaggaGCTTCCCGTCCGGCCAGCGGAACTGCTACGCGCTCCCCACCGTGGCCGAGACCAAGTACCTGGTGCGGGTCATTTTCGCGTACGGCAACTACGACGGCAGGAGCAGCTCGTCGGTGGAGTTCGACCTGCACCTGGGGGCCAACTTCTGGATGACCGTCGACGTGGATGCGAAGACCAGCTACGTGTGCGAGGCGATCTTCGTGGCGTGGGCGGTGTGGGCGCCGGTGTGCCTGGTCAACACCGGCCGTGGCACGCCGTTCGTGTCCGTGCTGGAGCTCCGGCCGCTCGGGGACGACCTCTATCCCCAGGCCGCACCAGGCGTCATCTTATCTATGTTCACACGGCTAAACATGGGGGAAAGCGTTTCAACTATACG GTATCCTAATGATCGGTACGACCGCTATTGGTGGCCGATGGACAATGCTAGTCCACGGTGGGTGAACGTATCGACCCCTCGGACCATTCAGTCGGGCAGCAGTGATCGTTACGCCGTGCCCTCGAGCATTCTGCAGACGGCCGTCGCGGCATCGGGCAACGACACGGCGCTCACCGCCATCACCTGGCAATACCAAACCAAGTACTCGTTTATGATACTCCTGCACTTCGCCGACTTCCAGGACACACAACTTCGACAGTTTGATATCTACATCAACAAGAATGCTGAATCGGGACTAGCAAAACTCAAGTACAACATATCGTACCTGACTCCATCCCATGTCTACGCTGAAAATTATACGGCTACCGACGGCAAGTACGACATCACTCTGGTTGCGACCAACACGTCCATGCTGCCTCCCATGATCAATGCGCTCGAGATCTACCGTCGCGTCCCGTACGAGAATCCGACGACACTCCCTCAAGATT TTGACGCCATCATGGCTATCAAAATCGAGTATGGAGTGAAGAAAAACTGGATGGGTGATCCCTGCTTTCCAACCAAATATACTTGGGAGGGCGTGAAATGCAGCAATGCAAGCGGCAACACATCGAGGATTACATCACT AGATCTCTCCAACAGCTCGTTACATGGCACAATATCTAAGAATTTTACGCTTCTCACAGCACTCAAGACTTT AGATTTATCTTACAACCAGTTGAGCGAGTCAATACCTGATTCCCTACCAAGTTTGCCTTCCCTACAAGTTCT AAATGTATCTAGCAACCAGCTGAGTGACGAGTCCCTATGTAAAAATTATACTGGACCACTTATTTTcag ACATGATGGTGGCTCTGTATGCAACAAACCTTCACCAAGCCCGCAAAGAAATAAAGTAGCTATCATAGCTATTTCAGTAGTGGTTCCTGTGTTGGTAGTAATTTTACTTCTTGCATATTTCATCTGGTGGCAGAAAAGAAAGCCTAATG TGCAACATGTCCCCATACATGGCCCAACAAGAGATTCAGAACCTGATAATGCTTCAGGAAGCAAAAAAGGTCATGGGTACAACCTGAATAAAACTGAGAATCGCCGGTTCACATACAAAGATCTCAAGAAGTTCACTAATAATTTCAAGAAGTTCATAGGACAAGGAGGTTTCGGGCCCGTCTACTATGGCCGTTTGGAAGACAGCACCGAGGTTGCTGTCAAGATGCGGTCTGAATCATCATCACATGGGCTTGATGAATTTTTAGCTGAG GTCCAGAGCTTGACAAAGGTGCATCATAGGAATCTAGTGTCTTTGATTGGTTACTGCTGGGAGAAAGATCATTTGGCACTAGTGTATGAGTACATGTCTCAGGGCAGTCTTTTTGATCATCTGAGAG GTAAAAATGGTGTTTCTGAAGCCTTGAACTGGAGGAAACGTGTACAAGTAGTGCTTGAAGCTGCACAAG GCTTGGATTATCTGCACAAAGGTTGCAATTTGCCAATAGTTCACCGTGATGTGAAGACCAACAACATTCTCTTGGGTCAAAATATGCAAGCTAAAATAGCAGATTTTGGACTTTCCAAGACATATCTTAGCGATACACAAACTCACATATCAGCCACTGCAGCTGGCACAGCTGGTTACATGGACCCTAC GTACTACCTCACTGGAAGGCTCACTGAGAGCAGCGATGTGTACAGCTTCGGAGTTGTTCTGCTTGAGGTAGCCACTGGCGAGCCCCCAATAGTGCCAGGCCATGGCCACATCACTCAGCGTGTTAAACAGAAGATGGCCACTGGCGACATCGGCTCAATTGCTGATTTGCGACTTGGAAGTGCCTATGACATCAACTCCATGTGGAAGGTAATCGACACGGCTATGATGTGCACCGCGGATTCTGCTGCTCAAAGGCCAACGATGGCCACAGTTGTGATACAGTTGAGGGAGAACCTGGCGTTGGAGGAAACTCGTGAGAAGGACAGTAGCATCAGGGCAAACCGAGGGAGTGACATAGAAGCTATGGTGTCCACATTTCGTCCATTGACAAGATGA